The region taaaacacaGTTCTCACCTTTTAGGTTATGCATCTTTCTCAATCAACATGGGCACCGGCTGCTGGGCACAGTGGGCATGTGGTCCCCAAGCCATCATCAACCGAGGCAGGGACGAGAAGACAGTGGCCGTGGGTGGTGCTTGTCGGTGAAGCGGGCTGTGGGGCGGGAAGTGGGGTGTCTGACTGTGGGGGAGACTAGAGGGGTGCACAGAGGAGAAATGAAGCTCTGTGTGTGCTCGGGTGAATGGGGAGGGTCACAGCCAAGTCTGAGTCCTGAGCGGGGAGTGAGCTGCTCCTGGGCCACAGGCAGGCAGGTAGGGTGTCTGCCGAGGGTGGCTTGGGGATGGGGGTTTCTTCTGAGAACAGGAGGAGGGCAGCTAGGCCTTGAAGATGTGGAATGCAGTCGTGTGTCCTAAGCAGCTGTGGGTGTGTCCGAGAGGGGACACAGCTCCAGCCAGGGCACCCCAGGACCTTCCTTTGGAGGCACATGGGGTGGGGTCCTTGGAGCAGCCTACGGGGGCATCTGGGGCCTTCACTCTCCAATGCTCAGCGTGACTGGGAGCACGAACATCCTAGTGGCATGTAAATgaccatgcacacacacgtacacatttaTGAATTAACACACAGGTCAGTGCCATGGGAAGCCTGCTGTCCAGAGGGGCAAAGGTGCCTTTTGTCTGGTGTGTTTGGTTGAGGCCCAGTTGCCACAGGTGGGCTATCACAGGAGCCAGGAATTTTTGTGTGTCTGCAGTTAACTtaccccggagaaggcaatggcaccccattccagtactcctgcctggagaatcccatggacagaggagcctggtaggctgtggtccacggggtcaccaagagtcggacacaactgagcaacttcactttcacttttcactttcatgcattggagaaggaaatggcaacccactccagtgttcttgcctggagaatcccagggacagaggagcctgttgggctgccgtctatggggtcgcacagactcggacacaactgatgggactgagcagcagcagcagcagttaactTACAGAAACCAAACTCAAACTAGCCCAGgggggaaaagaaacaaagcatGTATTGGCTTCTCCCAAATCGACTGGCTAGGCCAACAGACTCTTTCTCTTGAGAATTTAAGCTGGGGCACGGAAGGGAAGCTGCCCGTTGACCACAGGAGGTGGAGCAGAGGGGAAGGCAAGAAGCCTTGCTGCATACCTGGAGCCAGTGGGTGGCTCCCGAGGCCGCCGCCTGGACACCACAGCCACCTCCCCCCTCACCCTTCCAGGGCCCCTCCCCACCTGGCCTGGTGTCTGTGTCAGAGGTGGGGAGGCAGCTCTCAGAGTGACCTTCCCGATTCATATGCTAAAGGGCAGACCTTGAAACTGCACAAGGATAAATTCATTTCCATCACATATTTCCACCGAACATAACGTGCAGCACATAAGTTTCACGAGACCTTACACAATTCTTATTACATGTGCTAGTTTCTGTGGTTAAATGCTAGCACAAAAACTAGTGTCTAaagttaaatgggcttcccaggtggctcaggggtaaacaatctgcaggaggcacagtttcagtccctgggtcgggaagatcccctggagaaggaaatggtaacccactccagtactcttgcctgggaaatgccatggaccgaggagcctggcgggctgcagtccatggggtcgcaaaagagtcagacatgactcagcaactgaataacagcaaaaaaGCTAAATGGTAAGCACTTTCTGTTATTTTACTGTAAAAGAAAAGCTGGTTGCAGCCCACGAAACCaatttcttcactgtctgagcaaGTGTGACCTGCAGCTCTTGCACCTGGGTGGTGGGGTCCCCGCCACAGCGCAGCGGTCCCGGGCGGGAGGACAGTCCCTGACACCCTGTCCGTGCTGTCTATGAGGCCATCCGCTCCTCGGTGCCCAGGATGGGcagcccactccccccacccccgagtcCCTGAGCCTGCAGCGCTGGCGGTCACAGCCTGGGGGCCTTCTGCTTGCAGATCCAGTGCCCAAGCCCCTGGAGACCCTCAAAGACCAGCTGCCCCAGGGTGATCTCAGCGTGACCGGTGGTGGCTGGGCAAGGCCTCCAGTCCAGGGTGGCCACTGTAGGTCTGCTCACTGCCCAGCTTGGTGGCCAAAGGCGGGGGCCCTAGGGCAAGCCTGTCTGGACAGGATCTGGGTTCTGTCAACAAGCCAAGCAGTTGCCTGCtgtctgtgtgcctcagtttccccacctgcgtCCCAGGGCCCCTCCTAGGTTCAGCATGAGGATGGGGGAGAATTGCAGCTGGTGCTCGGTGGACAGAGCATATTGTCTGAGCTCCCTGCTGGTCAAGAGGGGCCAGGCTGGTTCATCAAGCGAGAGGAAGAGGGGCTGAGCGGAgccacttctccaaagaaaaccAAGAACGGCGGCGGGTGTGGTGCACTCGAGTCAGGAGTTTATTAAGGCCGAGGCCGCCCAGCTCCCGTGGGGCAGGGGGCCCTGGCCCGCATGCTCACTCCTCCCTGTAGGGGACGTGGAAGCCCAGGGTGGTCCCCAGGGGGAAGTGGGCGAAGAAGGTGCGGGCCATGTCCTCCAGCTGGGGGTAGGCCCCCAGGGCCTGGAAGTGCTGCACGTAGTTCCAGAAGTCAGACGTGGAGAAAGGCCAGTAGGGCATGGCTGGCAGCTCGGCGTAGGGGTCTGGAGGGAGGCACGCGGCTCAGGGGCTGGGCCAGCCCGCGGTGCCCGGGGCGCAGCGCCTGATCATCCGGGGAGCAGGCTGACTCGGCCCCGCCCCTCAGAGCCCCTGGCTGGGGGCGGAGGAGGGGAGCGGGGCCAGGGTAGTGGTGTCTGGGCTCATCGTCATGAGCACGGTGGAAACACTGTAGTGGGATGTGGGGGCATCCGAGGGGGGAACCCAGAGGAGACCCTGGCCCCCAGGCCTGGAATCTGGACGCTCTGCCCCTAGATGGGGAGTCTGAGGTGGGAGTGCCCGGTCCTGGGGGCTGCAGGGTTCCCTCCTGCGCGGTGTGTCCCCAGGGAAGAGGCTCCAGCCCCTCTCCACGTGGGGCTCGACCTCCAGCCAACCCAGGGCTTCCCCTTCAGCAGCTTGGGCCAGAGGCCGACTCCCACCAGGACCCCGTCTGCTGGGACCTAACGCCCGAGACCAGAAACAGGACCCACACCACCCGCGAGACGGGAGCGGTACGGTACCTCCCTCCTCCTGCACCGGCTTGGCCCCTGCGAGGGAGGGAGAGCAGTCACCCTGAGGCCCCCGGGCGGGACCCCACCGCCCACCGGGGCAGCACAGGATGTCAGGCGGCCCCCACCTGCCAGAGGCGTCAGCAGGAGACAGAGCGCCAGCCCGGGCAGCAGGCTGGCCGGCATCTCCCCCAGCAACCGATGTGCTCAGGTCCACCTGCGGCCGGAGGAAGCCAGACGTGTGAGACCACCCAGGCCTCAGACCCCCGCCTCCCCCGCCACCCCCGGACCCCCGCCTCCCCCCCCACGCCCGGACCCCGCTTCCCCCGCCACCTCCAGGCAGGCACCTCCCGGGAAAACAGTTCTGGTAACAAGACAAGTTCTGGGTGTTCTCATAGCAACTTCGATGTCAGTGGC is a window of Muntiacus reevesi chromosome 1, mMunRee1.1, whole genome shotgun sequence DNA encoding:
- the OTOS gene encoding otospiralin; the protein is MPASLLPGLALCLLLTPLAGAKPVQEEGDPYAELPAMPYWPFSTSDFWNYVQHFQALGAYPQLEDMARTFFAHFPLGTTLGFHVPYREE